One region of Planktothrix tepida PCC 9214 genomic DNA includes:
- a CDS encoding CVNH domain-containing protein, whose amino-acid sequence MNLNRWIKAISVLIFVFSLALITSPLSANAASSSYQLTCEDIDIYGSVLEATCRRRDQSLNQTDLLLKGIENIDGTLKVTSSWRPANFDQSCDDISIRGDVISARCRTRAGYYVSTSLRLTGIENIDGELQYTSEPTDEPVAFNEAEANEDVERIISEMRADQEFRSHFDNDQEFEDYLNRFRESWN is encoded by the coding sequence ACTTAAATCGTTGGATTAAGGCGATCTCGGTCTTAATATTTGTTTTTAGCTTGGCACTGATTACCAGTCCCTTATCTGCTAATGCGGCTTCAAGTAGTTATCAACTGACCTGCGAAGATATTGATATTTACGGTTCGGTATTAGAAGCGACTTGCAGAAGAAGAGATCAATCACTGAATCAGACTGATTTATTGTTGAAAGGGATTGAAAATATTGATGGAACTCTCAAGGTCACTTCTTCTTGGAGACCTGCTAATTTTGATCAGTCTTGTGATGATATCTCGATTCGTGGAGATGTCATTTCTGCTCGATGTCGAACCAGAGCGGGTTATTATGTTTCAACCAGTCTCCGTCTAACTGGAATTGAAAACATTGATGGAGAACTTCAATATACCAGTGAGCCAACAGATGAACCAGTCGCCTTTAATGAGGCTGAGGCTAATGAGGATGTAGAAAGAATTATTAGCGAGATGAGAGCAGATCAAGAGTTCAGATCCCATTTCGATAACGATCAAGAATTTGAGGATTATCTCAACAGATTCCGAGAAAGTTGGAATTAA